In Mesorhizobium sp. 113-3-3, a genomic segment contains:
- a CDS encoding helix-turn-helix domain-containing protein: MLEHHNSEYTGQSLAWRDQQQSDAGEPEALPSIARVRRFGREQEIYSQEDRSDTWYRIVSGAARKYIIHANGRRQIVEIHLPGDFFGFTPHNRHRFGVQSVIDGTSIECYPRQRLEALADANPALARELRMRSFEAIERLQEQMLIVGTMTAKEKVRAFLIYFCERISKAQNEGVALPISRYDMADLLGISVETVCRVFTELQQRGAISLQGPRRVRLTRRVDR; encoded by the coding sequence ATGCTTGAGCACCACAATTCGGAATACACTGGACAGTCACTCGCTTGGCGGGACCAGCAGCAGAGCGACGCTGGCGAGCCGGAGGCGCTTCCTTCCATCGCCCGCGTACGGAGATTTGGGCGCGAGCAGGAAATCTACAGTCAGGAAGATAGGAGCGACACCTGGTACCGCATCGTGTCTGGAGCGGCCCGAAAATATATCATACACGCCAACGGGCGCAGGCAAATCGTCGAGATCCACCTGCCGGGCGACTTCTTCGGCTTCACCCCCCACAACCGTCATCGGTTCGGGGTCCAGTCCGTAATCGACGGAACATCAATAGAGTGCTATCCGCGCCAGCGTCTCGAGGCGCTTGCCGATGCGAATCCCGCTCTAGCGCGTGAGCTTCGGATGCGCAGCTTCGAAGCAATCGAGAGGCTCCAGGAGCAGATGCTGATCGTCGGCACGATGACCGCCAAGGAAAAGGTGCGCGCCTTTCTCATCTATTTCTGCGAACGGATTTCCAAGGCCCAGAACGAAGGGGTTGCGCTTCCGATCTCGCGCTACGACATGGCGGATCTGCTTGGAATCTCCGTCGAAACGGTGTGTCGTGTTTTTACGGAGCTACAGCAGCGTGGTGCCATTTCCTTGCAAGGCCCGAGGCGGGTGAGACTGACCCGGCGCGTCGATCGGTGA
- a CDS encoding Gfo/Idh/MocA family protein — protein sequence MSGNRFARRRGRIRLGMVGGGEGAFIGAVHRIAARLDDRYDLVAGALSSEPARAARSAALLGLDPARSYADFTDMARSETVRPDGIEAVSIVTPNHMHAPAIRAFLDAGIHVICDKPLTTTLAEALSLREAARVSGLVVALTHTYTGYPMLRQARAMVRNGDLGEIRIVQVEYAQDWLATKLEDGGNKQAEWRSDPARSGAGGSIGDVGTHAFNLAGFVTGLEPDALCAELTTFVAGRRLDDNAQIMLRYENGARGSLWCSQVAIGNENEVSLRVYGSKGSLEWTQRDANQLVWSSLDQNRQIITRNGAGADESNRRASRVPAGHPEGYLEAFATLYREVAEAIVAMRPGRSLAPETLFPTVDDGVKGLAFIDAAIRSSIAGGVWTRL from the coding sequence ATGAGCGGCAACCGTTTCGCTCGAAGGCGTGGCCGCATCCGTCTAGGGATGGTAGGCGGCGGAGAAGGAGCCTTCATCGGCGCGGTGCACCGCATCGCCGCCCGCCTCGACGACCGCTACGACCTGGTCGCGGGCGCGTTGTCCTCTGAACCGGCACGGGCGGCGCGGTCCGCAGCACTACTCGGCCTCGACCCGGCCCGCAGCTATGCCGATTTCACTGACATGGCGCGCAGCGAAACCGTCCGCCCCGACGGCATCGAAGCGGTTTCCATTGTCACCCCGAACCACATGCACGCGCCGGCCATCCGCGCCTTTCTGGACGCCGGCATCCATGTCATTTGTGACAAGCCGCTGACGACGACGCTGGCCGAGGCACTGTCGCTACGGGAGGCCGCGCGGGTTTCTGGGCTGGTCGTGGCGCTGACCCATACCTATACCGGTTATCCGATGCTCCGGCAGGCCCGTGCCATGGTCCGCAACGGCGACCTGGGCGAGATCCGCATCGTCCAGGTCGAATACGCGCAGGACTGGCTGGCGACGAAACTCGAGGACGGCGGCAACAAGCAGGCCGAGTGGCGCTCGGATCCAGCACGCTCGGGCGCGGGCGGCTCAATTGGCGACGTTGGCACCCATGCTTTCAATCTTGCAGGTTTCGTTACCGGGCTCGAGCCTGACGCATTATGTGCCGAGCTTACCACCTTCGTGGCGGGACGGCGGCTTGACGACAACGCCCAGATAATGCTGCGCTATGAAAACGGCGCGCGTGGCAGTCTCTGGTGCAGCCAGGTCGCCATCGGCAACGAGAATGAGGTCAGTCTTCGCGTCTATGGCTCGAAGGGATCGTTGGAATGGACGCAGCGCGACGCGAACCAGCTGGTCTGGTCATCGCTCGACCAGAACCGGCAAATCATTACCCGCAACGGCGCCGGCGCAGATGAATCAAACAGACGTGCCTCGCGCGTTCCGGCTGGCCATCCTGAAGGTTACCTTGAAGCTTTCGCCACCTTGTATCGTGAAGTCGCCGAGGCGATCGTCGCCATGCGCCCGGGCAGGTCGCTTGCGCCCGAAACGCTGTTCCCAACCGTCGACGATGGCGTCAAGGGCCTGGCTTTCATCGACGCCGCTATTCGTTCGTCGATTGCAGGAGGCGTCTGGACAAGATTGTGA
- a CDS encoding GMC family oxidoreductase, giving the protein MAYKTKPARTDVVIIGAGASGAAAAKVLCEAGIKVVALEKGPWRKKESFGGDELANINRYNLWPDPILNPRTWRETASDDARSEMFCPVPQMVGGGTVHWQGWLPRFTENDFRLRTVAGDLPGTSLADWPITYRELEPYYLKVEWAFGVSGQPGANKFESHRSGGYPCPPMPMSRYAQKFIKGCNALGWNAFPTPQAALSRPFNGRKATVVSAFAQQHGDPTGTRSSALNVFIPDAVATGNFELRPDCVVRELTLDSQGNIKAAIYQDADGDTIEQEADLFILACGAMETARLMLLSKSGRFPTGVANGSDMVGRNVTFHEYSAAVGTYDDPVYAWAGGGYVSASTFQHYEHDASRGFVSGGHIAVAGVGIPLPINWRMPGTPSWGAEAKKNDRDHFSHSLAIAMVLHDMPQHDNRIDLDETVVDAWGLPVARVTLKPHQNDLDQGRYLIDRGADILEASGALTIRKVYADRVTGNCSHQHGTARMGDDGATSVLNRWCRAHEVENLYAVDGSPFPTGTGANPTLTIMANAWRVADKIIAERGAAA; this is encoded by the coding sequence ATGGCCTATAAGACTAAACCCGCGAGAACCGACGTCGTGATCATTGGCGCCGGCGCGTCCGGCGCCGCCGCAGCAAAGGTGCTTTGCGAAGCCGGTATCAAGGTCGTGGCCCTCGAAAAGGGGCCGTGGCGGAAGAAGGAAAGCTTTGGCGGTGACGAACTCGCCAACATCAATCGCTACAATCTTTGGCCGGACCCGATCCTCAATCCGCGCACGTGGCGCGAGACCGCCTCAGACGACGCGCGTTCCGAAATGTTCTGCCCGGTGCCGCAGATGGTTGGCGGCGGCACCGTCCACTGGCAGGGTTGGTTGCCGCGCTTCACCGAGAACGATTTCCGCCTGCGCACCGTGGCCGGCGACCTGCCGGGCACCAGCCTTGCCGACTGGCCGATCACCTACCGCGAGCTCGAGCCTTACTATCTCAAAGTTGAATGGGCATTTGGCGTGTCCGGCCAGCCCGGCGCCAACAAATTCGAGTCGCACCGCTCGGGCGGCTATCCGTGTCCGCCAATGCCGATGTCGCGCTATGCACAGAAGTTCATCAAGGGCTGCAACGCGCTTGGCTGGAACGCCTTCCCGACGCCGCAGGCCGCCTTGTCGCGCCCTTTCAACGGTCGCAAGGCGACGGTGGTTAGCGCTTTTGCACAGCAGCACGGAGACCCGACCGGAACGCGCTCGTCGGCGCTCAACGTCTTCATTCCGGACGCCGTTGCAACCGGCAATTTCGAGCTGCGGCCGGACTGCGTGGTTCGCGAACTCACTCTGGACAGCCAAGGCAACATCAAGGCAGCGATCTACCAGGACGCCGATGGCGACACGATAGAGCAGGAGGCCGATCTCTTCATCCTTGCCTGCGGCGCAATGGAAACCGCACGCCTGATGCTGCTGTCGAAGTCCGGACGCTTCCCGACCGGCGTTGCCAATGGCAGCGACATGGTCGGGCGCAACGTTACCTTTCACGAATACTCGGCTGCGGTCGGGACCTATGATGATCCGGTCTATGCCTGGGCCGGCGGCGGCTATGTCAGCGCTTCGACCTTTCAACATTACGAGCACGACGCATCGCGCGGCTTCGTCTCCGGCGGGCACATTGCGGTGGCGGGCGTCGGCATCCCGCTGCCGATCAACTGGCGCATGCCGGGCACGCCATCCTGGGGCGCTGAGGCCAAGAAGAACGACCGCGACCACTTCAGCCATTCGCTGGCGATTGCCATGGTGCTGCATGACATGCCCCAGCACGACAATCGCATAGACCTCGACGAAACGGTGGTCGACGCCTGGGGGCTGCCGGTCGCGCGCGTGACACTGAAGCCGCACCAGAACGATCTCGACCAAGGACGCTACCTGATCGATCGCGGTGCCGACATTCTGGAGGCCAGTGGCGCTTTGACCATCCGCAAGGTCTATGCCGACCGCGTCACCGGCAATTGCTCGCACCAGCACGGCACGGCACGTATGGGCGATGACGGGGCAACGTCGGTGCTCAACAGATGGTGCCGGGCGCACGAAGTCGAGAACCTCTACGCAGTGGACGGATCGCCTTTCCCGACAGGCACAGGCGCCAACCCCACGCTGACCATCATGGCCAATGCCTGGCGCGTCGCCGACAAGATCATCGCCGAACGGGGCGCGGCAGCTTGA
- a CDS encoding gluconate 2-dehydrogenase subunit 3 family protein has translation MSDTFFNPHQRATVEAAMARIIPTDDTPGAREAGCVDFVDRYLSGIGYIFAKPDGSGFEVLEGASAKAWMQRIEIMRERYVAGLLDLDARAHERFSADFVALAAQQQDDILHELEQAGTGAPTTLAVNDALAGPVSPQPALQQTSTEVDLDFLPLLVTHTRQGFYADPIYGGNRNRIGWEVIGFPGPASLKDVHTGRYTTLQYFAEGEADKVREFHDGL, from the coding sequence ATGTCTGACACCTTCTTCAATCCGCATCAGCGCGCCACGGTGGAGGCCGCTATGGCCCGCATAATTCCAACCGACGACACGCCGGGCGCACGCGAAGCCGGCTGCGTGGACTTCGTTGACCGCTATCTCTCCGGTATCGGCTACATCTTCGCCAAGCCCGACGGCTCAGGCTTCGAAGTTCTCGAAGGCGCATCGGCCAAGGCGTGGATGCAGCGCATCGAAATCATGCGCGAACGCTATGTCGCCGGACTGCTCGACCTCGATGCCCGTGCCCACGAGAGATTCTCGGCCGACTTCGTCGCGCTGGCGGCACAGCAGCAGGACGATATCCTCCACGAACTGGAGCAGGCCGGCACGGGTGCGCCGACGACGCTCGCCGTCAACGACGCGCTCGCTGGCCCGGTTTCGCCCCAACCCGCGCTGCAGCAGACCTCGACAGAGGTCGACCTCGATTTCCTGCCGCTGCTGGTCACCCACACGCGCCAGGGTTTTTATGCCGACCCCATCTATGGCGGCAACAGGAACCGGATCGGCTGGGAGGTAATCGGCTTTCCTGGCCCCGCCTCGCTGAAAGATGTCCACACGGGCCGCTACACCACGCTGCAGTATTTCGCCGAAGGCGAAGCCGATAAGGTCAGGGAGTTCCACGATGGCCTATAA
- a CDS encoding ABC transporter permease translates to MTDTAASASKFSALANWREYIIYIGFVVIFLVFAATLGDRGFLDPNNLLNIIRQTAIIAVVSVTMTFVLSTGEIDLSVGAVAGLASVATAMGIDQFGIPGGILYGLGTGVVVGAVNGWLTTGIGIPSFLTTLAMMGIARGVAMWISGTAAIPILSKPYAAIFGAGNLGPIPSLLIWVAIIGIAGHIVLRRTTFGRRVLATGGNETSARYSGVNTASIKFRVLMLSSVAAAFAGMLYAGRLHSGRFQFGEGDELSVIAAAVLGGTSLFGGAGTVVGSIMGALMIGLINNGLVLMGLEFSQQLIARGAIIIIAVAISQTRKR, encoded by the coding sequence ATGACCGACACGGCCGCATCAGCGAGCAAATTCTCGGCACTGGCCAACTGGCGTGAATACATCATCTATATCGGCTTCGTGGTTATCTTCCTCGTCTTTGCCGCTACGCTGGGCGACAGGGGCTTTCTCGACCCCAACAACCTGTTGAACATTATCCGTCAGACCGCGATCATCGCCGTGGTCTCGGTGACGATGACCTTTGTGCTCAGCACCGGCGAGATCGACCTGTCGGTCGGGGCAGTCGCAGGCCTCGCTTCCGTCGCCACTGCAATGGGCATCGACCAGTTCGGCATCCCCGGCGGCATCCTTTACGGCCTGGGCACCGGCGTCGTCGTCGGCGCCGTCAATGGCTGGCTGACCACCGGCATCGGAATTCCCTCGTTCCTCACCACGCTGGCCATGATGGGCATCGCACGCGGCGTCGCCATGTGGATCAGCGGCACGGCGGCGATCCCCATACTGAGCAAGCCCTACGCGGCGATCTTCGGCGCCGGTAACCTCGGCCCGATACCAAGCCTGTTGATTTGGGTGGCAATCATCGGCATCGCCGGCCACATCGTGCTTCGACGCACCACGTTCGGGCGGCGCGTGCTGGCCACCGGCGGCAACGAGACATCGGCACGCTACTCCGGGGTCAACACCGCCTCTATCAAGTTCCGCGTGTTGATGCTGTCGTCCGTGGCGGCCGCCTTTGCCGGCATGCTCTATGCGGGCCGTCTCCATTCCGGCCGCTTCCAGTTCGGCGAAGGCGACGAGCTTTCGGTGATCGCCGCGGCCGTGCTTGGCGGCACCAGCCTGTTCGGCGGTGCCGGCACGGTGGTCGGCTCTATCATGGGCGCGCTGATGATCGGCCTGATCAACAACGGCCTCGTGCTGATGGGACTGGAATTCAGCCAGCAGCTGATCGCCCGCGGCGCCATCATCATCATCGCAGTCGCCATCAGCCAAACGCGCAAGCGTTAG